The Euphorbia lathyris chromosome 3, ddEupLath1.1, whole genome shotgun sequence genome contains a region encoding:
- the LOC136224208 gene encoding probable glycerol-3-phosphate dehydrogenase [NAD(+)] 1, cytosolic, giving the protein MVENAEAGYSNGSLQNGVLEEKLDELRNLMGKADGDPLRIVGIGAGAWGSVFTALLQDSYGQLRDKVLIRIWRRPGRAVDRTTAEHLFEVINSREDVLRRLIRRCAYLKYVEARLGDRTLYADEILKDGFCLNMIDTPICPMKVVTNLQEAVWDADIVINGLPSTETREVFEEISNYWKERITVPVIISLAKGVEAEVEPEPRIITPTQMINRATGVPMENILYLGGPNIASEIYNMEYANARICGAEKWRKPLATFLRQPHFIVWDNGDLVTHEVMGGLKNVYAIGAGMVAALTNESATSKSVYFAHCTSEMIFITHLLAEDPEKLAGPLLADTYVTLLKGRNAWYGHHLAKGDLNLDMGDSIKGKGMIQGVSAVKAFYELLSQSCLSVLHPDEKKRVAPVELCPILKMLYRILIKREFSAQAILQALRDENMNDPRDRIEIAQSHVFYRPSLLGQKH; this is encoded by the exons ATGGTTGAAAATGCTGAAGCAGGTTATTCAAATGGGTCACTTCAGAATGGTGTTTTAGAAGAGAAACTTGATGAGCTTAGGAATCTCATGGGAAAAGCAGATGGTGATCCATTAAGAATTGTTGGAATTGGAGCAGGTGCTTGGGGTAGTGTATTTACTGCTTTATTGCAAGATAGTTATGGTCAATTAAGAGATAAGGTTCTAATAAGAATATGGAGAAGACCTGGTAGAGCAGTTGATAGAACAACTGCAGAACATTTGTTTGAAGTGATCAATTCCAGAGAAGATGTGTTAAGAAGATTGATTAGGCGTTGTGCATACTTGAAATACGTCGAGGCAAGATTAGGTGACAGGACTTTGTATGCAGATGAGATTTTGAAAGATGGATTTTGCTTGAATATGATAGATACCCCTATCTGTCCTATGAAGGTTGTTACCAATTTGCAAGAGGCTGTTTGGGATGCTGACATTGTTATTAACGGGTTACCATCGACCGAAACGCGGGAGGTCTTTGAGGAAATCAGTAACTATTGGAAGGAGAGGATTACAGTACCAGTTATCATTTCCTTGGCAAAGGGTGTGGAGGCCGAAGTAGAGCCTGAGCCACGGATTATAACTCCGACTCAAATGATTAACCGTGCAA CTGGAGTTCCTATGGAGAACATTCTCTATCTTGGAGGACCAAACATTGCGTCAGAGATTTACAACATGGAATATGCTAATGCCCGGATTTGTGGAGCTGAAAAATGGAGGAAACCATTGGCAACATTTTTGAGGCAGCCTCATTTTATAGTGTGGGATAATGGTGATCTTGTTACTCATGAAGTCATGGGCGGATTAAAGAATGTTTATGCGATTGGAGCTG GAATGGTAGCAGCTCTAACCAATGAGAGCGCAACCAGTAAATCAGTATACTTCGCACATTGCACATCCGAAATGATATTTATCACACACTTGTTGGCTGAAGATCCTGAGAAACTGGCTGGTCCCTTGTTGGCTGACACGTACGTAACCTTGTTGAAAGGTCGAAACGCATGGTACGGTCATCATTTGGCCAAAGGAGACTTGAACCTCGATATGGGTGATAGCATCAAGGGGAAGGGGATGATTCAG GGTGTTTCTGCAGTGAAAGCATTCTATGAACTGCTGAGTCAGTCATGCTTAAGTGTACTACATCCCGACGAAAAGAAGCGTGTGGCTCCCGTTGAACTTTGCCCTATATTAAAGATGCTTTACAGAATTCTTATCAAAAG GGAGTTTTCAGCACAGGCAATTCTTCAAGCATTAAGGGACGAAAATATGAACGACCCAAGAGATCGCATCGAGATCGCTCAAAGCCATGTTTTTTATCGACCATCGCTTCTCGGACAGAAACATTGA